The Petrocella atlantisensis genome has a window encoding:
- a CDS encoding Gfo/Idh/MocA family protein, with the protein MEKLRFATIGTNFIVERFLEASLNIDEIKLSAVYSRSIDNARKLLKDSEAVKIYTDLNELATAEDIDFVYIASPTSLHMEHSIKMLEAGKHVICEKPMASNSREYYYMKEAARKNNVVLFEAMRPLYHPSWKIIQEGMNRIGRIHKARLSFCKYSSRYDNFKRGIIENAFRPELSNGAVMDIGIYCIEAMLSLFGKPQKINTHGYVIKNSIDAYGVIIASYENMICCLDYSKITNSETPCEIQGEDATLYFDKIACPSKVWINKTNGEEEVLFHKEIYGDMKYEIHAFINLIRDNITEETHEDITESALLLTDQVRADLGIVFPNDVL; encoded by the coding sequence ATGGAAAAACTAAGATTTGCTACAATTGGAACTAACTTTATAGTTGAGAGATTTCTTGAGGCATCGCTAAATATTGATGAGATTAAGTTAAGTGCTGTCTACTCAAGGTCAATTGACAACGCTCGAAAACTACTAAAAGACAGTGAGGCAGTAAAAATTTATACGGATTTAAATGAATTAGCAACTGCAGAAGATATTGACTTTGTATATATTGCTAGTCCAACTTCATTACATATGGAACATAGCATTAAAATGTTGGAAGCAGGCAAACATGTTATTTGCGAGAAACCAATGGCAAGTAACAGTAGAGAATATTATTATATGAAAGAAGCTGCAAGAAAAAATAATGTTGTACTTTTTGAGGCAATGAGACCTTTGTATCATCCTTCATGGAAGATTATTCAAGAAGGTATGAATAGAATCGGTAGAATTCATAAAGCAAGATTAAGTTTTTGCAAGTACTCGTCTAGATATGATAATTTTAAAAGAGGTATTATAGAAAATGCTTTCAGACCTGAATTATCAAATGGTGCAGTGATGGATATAGGTATTTATTGTATTGAAGCAATGTTAAGTTTGTTTGGTAAACCACAAAAAATTAATACTCATGGCTATGTTATAAAGAATAGTATAGACGCCTACGGCGTGATAATAGCATCTTATGAAAATATGATCTGCTGTTTAGATTATTCAAAAATCACAAATTCAGAAACACCTTGTGAAATACAAGGAGAAGATGCTACGTTGTATTTTGATAAAATTGCTTGCCCAAGCAAAGTTTGGATTAATAAAACCAATGGCGAAGAAGAAGTTCTGTTTCACAAAGAGATATATGGGGATATGAAATATGAGATTCATGCTTTTATAAATCTAATTAGGGATAATATAACTGAAGAAACACATGAGGATATAACAGAATCTGCCTTGTTGCTTACGGATCAGGTAAGAGCTGATTTAGGTATTGTTTTTCCTAATGATGTCTTATAG
- a CDS encoding ATP-binding protein: MFVGRTNELDYLNTKYTSSNAEFIVLYGRRRIGKTEILREFVKDKKHVFYSGHQITDFMQLNRVTSVMTEHFNKKIYSDSFNQWEQVFSYISENLIEEEKTVIIFDEFPYMVEGNSSIPSVLQSIWDHSLSKKNILIILCGSSISFMKNELLSEKNPLYGRTTGVLKITEMDFESSLGFYPNIDFHEQVAFYSVFSGVPYYLSRINREKSLKENIITSILQNGSVLFNEVEFLLKQELREVSVYNTIITAIALGRTKQNEIVQLSGVEKTKLTYYLNSLIDLGIIRKEFPSTIKTKEMVKSRVGLYILDNSFFRFYYRFVYPHVSELMDGNIDIIYEDIIEKQLMDFIGYEFEKIAIAHVRNINQRKEIPLRLIRIGRWWDKNKEIDIVGYDISHNFIFGECKWRNEKLGVPVLKQLQDKSMAIKEEVRDKYYILFSKSGFTDELKNLALIDDKIILVDYNLAKGGFGIN, from the coding sequence ATGTTTGTTGGAAGAACAAATGAATTAGATTATTTAAATACCAAATACACAAGTTCAAATGCTGAATTCATTGTTTTATACGGTAGAAGACGTATTGGTAAAACTGAGATCTTGAGAGAATTTGTTAAAGACAAAAAGCATGTATTCTATTCAGGTCATCAAATAACTGACTTCATGCAACTTAATAGAGTTACTAGTGTTATGACAGAGCATTTTAACAAAAAGATTTATAGTGATTCTTTTAATCAGTGGGAGCAAGTGTTTTCTTATATAAGTGAGAATCTAATTGAGGAAGAAAAAACTGTGATTATTTTTGATGAATTTCCTTATATGGTAGAGGGAAATTCAAGTATACCTTCAGTACTTCAATCAATCTGGGATCATAGTCTGTCAAAGAAGAATATATTAATCATTTTATGTGGGTCATCCATAAGTTTTATGAAGAATGAATTGTTAAGTGAGAAAAATCCTCTTTATGGAAGAACAACAGGTGTCTTAAAAATTACAGAAATGGATTTTGAATCTTCCCTAGGGTTTTATCCAAATATTGATTTTCATGAGCAAGTAGCTTTCTATAGTGTGTTTAGCGGCGTGCCTTATTATCTCAGTCGTATCAATAGAGAAAAGTCACTAAAAGAAAATATTATAACAAGTATTTTACAAAATGGGTCAGTATTATTTAATGAAGTTGAATTTCTATTGAAGCAAGAACTTCGGGAAGTTAGTGTTTATAATACAATTATTACGGCTATAGCATTAGGCCGTACAAAACAAAATGAAATAGTCCAATTGTCAGGTGTTGAAAAAACAAAGTTGACATATTATCTAAATAGCCTCATTGATTTGGGGATTATTAGAAAAGAATTCCCAAGTACGATTAAAACTAAGGAAATGGTGAAATCAAGAGTAGGATTATATATACTCGATAACAGTTTTTTTAGGTTCTATTATCGATTTGTATATCCGCACGTATCTGAACTAATGGATGGAAATATTGATATCATATATGAAGATATTATTGAAAAACAATTAATGGATTTTATAGGTTATGAATTCGAAAAAATAGCAATAGCACATGTAAGAAACATTAACCAAAGAAAGGAAATCCCATTAAGGCTAATTAGAATAGGTAGATGGTGGGATAAGAATAAGGAAATAGATATTGTTGGTTATGATATAAGCCATAACTTTATATTTGGTGAATGCAAGTGGAGAAATGAAAAGCTAGGTGTCCCTGTTTTAAAGCAGTTACAAGATAAGAGTATGGCTATTAAGGAAGAAGTAAGAGATAAATATTATATACTTTTTTCAAAATCAGGTTTTACAGATGAACTAAAGAATCTCGCCTTAATAGATGACAAGATTATCTTGGTAGATTACAATTTAGCAAAGGGTGGCTTCGGAATAAATTAA
- a CDS encoding plasmid pRiA4b ORF-3 family protein: protein MQIALTGKLAKALGMKPPAIDENIDPLFTWTANWAKVWENRRTEDLLVLVNNATRFTVAVYQVKRKDLNKIEEKIKNAIRNTLLAYNLNTEMVDVYLDLSGAIEYTKNSSRHASAWVTKAGLECSFHIGREYNGIDKMYSDVIGVASNYRIVNYSNNKGEGFYTYKAMIKAMEDLTGLQPYKSRAFELRITLDLEVYTAERKILVPANLSFTNMHKVIQKLFDWSNYHLYNFTVFNQLTGDKELSLVPFMEDLEYDSSAIIMKEHTLSDVFPKSKKMVYTYDFGDNWKHDIELVQVIEEYDGELPYLIEAKGQTPPEGVGGIGGFVEFREIMLDKDNPNYEETKNWSRLWTPELSEWKSRPRVIDVWW from the coding sequence ATGCAAATAGCATTAACAGGTAAATTGGCAAAAGCTTTAGGTATGAAACCACCGGCTATAGACGAAAATATAGATCCTCTGTTCACATGGACAGCAAACTGGGCAAAAGTGTGGGAAAACCGCAGAACCGAGGACCTGCTTGTTTTAGTTAATAATGCCACTCGTTTTACTGTTGCAGTGTATCAGGTTAAAAGGAAAGACCTGAATAAGATTGAGGAAAAGATAAAAAATGCAATCAGAAATACATTGTTGGCATATAATCTGAATACAGAAATGGTGGATGTGTACTTGGATCTTTCAGGTGCAATTGAATATACCAAGAACAGTAGCAGACATGCTTCAGCCTGGGTAACGAAGGCTGGTTTGGAGTGCTCCTTCCATATTGGAAGAGAATATAATGGCATTGATAAGATGTACAGTGATGTAATAGGTGTGGCTTCAAACTATAGAATCGTTAATTATTCAAACAATAAAGGCGAAGGATTTTATACATATAAGGCTATGATCAAGGCAATGGAAGATCTGACAGGATTACAGCCATACAAAAGCCGTGCATTTGAATTGAGAATTACTCTTGATCTTGAAGTTTATACTGCGGAAAGAAAGATTCTTGTACCAGCAAACTTGAGTTTTACAAATATGCATAAGGTGATACAGAAACTTTTTGACTGGAGTAACTATCATCTCTATAATTTCACAGTATTTAACCAATTGACTGGGGACAAGGAGCTTAGTCTGGTACCCTTTATGGAGGACCTGGAATATGATAGCAGCGCTATTATCATGAAAGAACACACCTTATCTGATGTTTTTCCTAAAAGTAAGAAGATGGTCTATACATATGATTTTGGAGATAACTGGAAACATGACATTGAATTGGTTCAGGTGATTGAAGAATATGACGGTGAACTTCCGTATCTTATAGAGGCAAAAGGACAAACGCCACCTGAAGGTGTCGGGGGTATAGGCGGATTTGTTGAATTCAGGGAAATCATGCTGGACAAAGATAATCCCAATTATGAAGAAACCAAGAATTGGTCGAGACTCTGGACACCGGAACTTAGCGAATGGAAAAGTCGTCCTAGGGTGATTGATGTCTGGTGGTAG
- a CDS encoding TetR/AcrR family transcriptional regulator, which produces MDKKKINSRQINALETKKRIYETANRLFRAKGFQKVSVDTIVETAKVSKGSFYVHFESKDALLVSLIGDYVNEIDLDYKNYILSLDMTSASDILMSLVGKIADVLTHSIGYDHMNTLYRVQLERTINMDAISGYNRDIYKMFNDILQKGVNQGEFITEIPVDTLSRHLMIAFRGLTYEWCIRHPDFELKEQALKHFEIFLKGIKKQ; this is translated from the coding sequence ATGGATAAAAAGAAGATCAATAGCAGACAAATTAACGCACTAGAAACAAAAAAAAGAATCTACGAGACTGCCAACCGTTTGTTTAGAGCAAAGGGTTTTCAGAAAGTAAGCGTAGATACCATAGTAGAAACAGCTAAAGTTTCTAAAGGAAGCTTCTATGTTCATTTTGAATCAAAGGACGCTTTGCTTGTCTCTTTGATTGGTGATTATGTAAATGAGATTGATTTAGACTATAAAAATTATATTTTATCTTTAGATATGACATCAGCCTCGGATATTCTAATGTCACTGGTAGGAAAAATTGCAGATGTTCTTACCCATTCAATAGGTTATGACCATATGAATACGCTATACAGAGTGCAGCTAGAAAGAACTATAAACATGGATGCTATATCCGGTTACAATAGGGACATCTACAAAATGTTTAACGACATACTTCAAAAAGGTGTCAATCAAGGTGAATTTATAACAGAAATCCCAGTAGATACACTTTCGAGACACTTGATGATTGCCTTTAGAGGACTCACCTATGAGTGGTGCATTAGGCATCCTGATTTTGAATTAAAGGAACAAGCTCTGAAGCATTTTGAAATATTTCTGAAAGGCATAAAAAAGCAATAA
- a CDS encoding InlB B-repeat-containing protein, which produces MRLKRMCSIFMALVMTVTLSITFTVPVAAETTGYWTDAENVATVAPDYDFASNTYTIDNAAELAWVAKEINSVAYNNTGGATFILSNDIDLAGHFWVPIGEFQQHTLTGTFDGNGYTISNMTIGTASEPSTLTEAGLIGYADDAVIKDINMTDVSIYTSVADNVFIKAGAIVGMAFSSTISDCSVAGIISGSGTLAVSSSRGVGGIVGLSTSDIDRCSSSINIIAGGSMLPVGGLVGLMTGGNITESYATGNVSGSGAKYIGGLVGFAEGEGTISDSYATGDVTGGGSSDAGGLVGHSYYNIESCFAIGEVYGGDCAGGLVGFGRAGNITNSFASGNVTSSNTVGGLIGMSLYSGLSSVTNCYASGDINTSQSNVINQSAGGLIGYRGTTVDTIITNAYWNKDATQIVDGVARNMDSKLGIGRATDDSTAKSWDEMTDVAFADLLSANNGALRDWTSVYDLNDGYPYLEGLYFTTPSTTNTVTFRSLETDYKVMHVTEGISVMATMTDPTQAHFDFTGWTLTSDGSGSFFDFTTSITEDTTLYAQWAPKPTYSVLYNANGGLGDAPVDINTYEEDGLVTLPSGSGLTKANYIFGGWTLSSDGSGTVYAAGATYTMGGGDTELYAKWNPSYTVTYHANSGVGTEPIDSNAYTPGSFVTLLSGSGLTKESFRFAGWTLNSGGSGTVFQPDGTYYIGSTNINFYAKWTPTYTVTYDVNGGTGTTPVDSNAYAQGEPCLLASGSGLTNGNLNFGGWVDEDGNKFAEADYYHFDNTNVTLYARWTNYWTDFGNVATIDPDLEEDTDTYIIDNAAELAWVAKQVNDGNDFSGYTIRIADNVTDIDLSGHDWFPIGSDYVFFRGDFDGNNKKISNLTMGTVDMPNTELIYAGLFGGISESTISNVWLEDVSIYSSAVYAEIGGLVGYADNISIINSHTSGRISGGESVYIGGLIGDVYASTILDAYATVDVTGGDDAVVGGLAGYAYGSMFTNNYATGNLSGGINTVMGGFIGYDDEDFDNNSIAYGYWNGDASQVIAGSSVDVKVGIGMGPNEASVISKISDAMKNNDFAMLLDANKSGQTTGTWTILPSVNNDYPVLANTVNFDKNGGTSDASPTTKLVVLGGNVSTLPTAPVRTGYTFSGWNTVAGGSGVTFTPTTTVTEDMTVYAQWTLISTGNNSGSTRPTVPSEDVNTTSFTAQTNTATGTATADVGASEMTSLTDKAKESETAGQKAVIEIKVEASVNAKTVEVVMDRTAFDKVAEDTKADVKVTTGLGSITFDAEAVNTISGAAGTGNITISMARVETSTLSGEMQQAVGNRPVYDLSVSAGSSNISEFGNGKATISIPYTPEAGEDDDAIVVYYIDSEGKLNPVKGKYDAASGTVVFTTNHFSEYMIGYNKVSFSDVVESSWYRQAVTFIAARNITTGTDATHYSPNAKLTRGQFITMLMRAYGIEADESGTDNFADAGDTYYTGYLSKAKALGITKGIGDNLFVPNQEITRQEMFTLLYNTLGVIGELPTEVEGNQIMDYIDANLIASWAEDAMTLFVGTEIVSGHNGKLSPTDTTNRAEMAQVLYNLLAK; this is translated from the coding sequence ATGAGATTAAAAAGAATGTGCAGTATTTTCATGGCTTTGGTAATGACGGTAACACTAAGTATAACATTTACGGTACCTGTGGCGGCAGAAACGACCGGTTACTGGACAGATGCCGAGAATGTAGCAACGGTAGCTCCGGATTATGATTTTGCTTCGAATACGTATACAATTGACAATGCCGCAGAGCTTGCATGGGTGGCTAAGGAGATTAATAGTGTCGCTTATAATAACACTGGCGGTGCTACTTTTATTTTGAGTAATGATATTGATCTTGCGGGACATTTTTGGGTACCTATTGGTGAATTCCAACAGCACACTTTAACAGGTACCTTTGACGGTAATGGCTACACCATATCCAATATGACAATAGGAACGGCGTCAGAACCATCGACCCTTACCGAGGCTGGTCTCATTGGATATGCTGATGATGCCGTTATAAAAGATATTAATATGACAGATGTATCTATTTATACTTCTGTTGCAGATAACGTTTTTATAAAAGCCGGTGCCATCGTGGGAATGGCATTTAGCAGTACAATATCGGACTGCTCGGTTGCGGGTATCATAAGTGGTAGTGGTACTTTAGCGGTTAGTTCAAGCCGCGGTGTAGGCGGTATAGTGGGTCTTAGTACATCAGATATTGATCGCTGTTCTTCGTCCATCAACATCATAGCAGGTGGCAGTATGCTGCCTGTTGGTGGTTTGGTAGGATTGATGACTGGGGGCAACATTACAGAGAGTTATGCCACAGGTAATGTATCAGGAAGCGGTGCCAAATATATTGGTGGTCTGGTCGGCTTTGCTGAAGGAGAGGGTACGATTAGTGACAGCTATGCCACAGGTGATGTGACAGGTGGCGGTTCATCGGATGCAGGCGGTTTAGTCGGACACAGCTATTACAACATAGAAAGCTGCTTTGCCATAGGAGAAGTATATGGTGGTGATTGTGCAGGTGGTTTGGTAGGCTTTGGGAGAGCTGGTAATATCACCAACTCTTTTGCAAGTGGAAACGTAACATCCTCAAATACTGTTGGGGGACTTATTGGGATGAGTTTGTATAGCGGCTTAAGCAGTGTTACCAACTGCTATGCCTCTGGTGATATTAATACATCACAATCCAATGTTATTAACCAATCTGCAGGTGGACTGATCGGCTATAGGGGGACCACTGTAGATACCATAATTACAAATGCTTATTGGAATAAGGATGCAACACAGATAGTAGATGGTGTCGCACGTAATATGGATTCAAAGCTTGGAATAGGACGTGCAACCGACGATTCAACGGCAAAGTCATGGGATGAAATGACAGATGTGGCTTTTGCTGATCTACTAAGTGCGAATAACGGAGCATTAAGGGATTGGACGTCTGTTTACGATCTCAATGATGGGTATCCTTATCTTGAAGGTCTATATTTTACGACGCCTTCTACCACCAATACAGTTACTTTTAGAAGTTTAGAAACGGATTATAAAGTCATGCATGTTACTGAAGGCATTTCTGTGATGGCGACGATGACGGATCCAACACAGGCACATTTTGATTTTACGGGCTGGACGCTCACCAGTGATGGAAGCGGTTCATTCTTTGATTTTACAACGAGCATAACAGAAGATACGACACTCTATGCACAGTGGGCACCAAAACCAACGTATTCAGTACTCTACAATGCTAATGGAGGATTAGGGGATGCACCTGTTGACATCAACACCTATGAAGAAGATGGTTTGGTCACATTGCCATCTGGTAGTGGATTGACGAAGGCCAACTATATATTTGGCGGCTGGACGCTCTCGAGTGACGGAAGCGGTACGGTTTATGCTGCTGGCGCAACGTATACAATGGGCGGTGGGGATACTGAGCTTTATGCGAAGTGGAATCCTAGCTACACGGTAACGTACCATGCAAATTCAGGCGTGGGGACTGAACCCATAGATAGTAATGCTTATACGCCGGGTAGTTTTGTTACATTATTATCTGGCAGTGGGCTTACGAAAGAGAGTTTCAGATTTGCCGGTTGGACGCTTAACAGTGGCGGAAGCGGGACGGTTTTTCAACCAGATGGTACTTATTATATTGGAAGCACAAATATTAATTTCTATGCAAAGTGGACACCAACCTATACGGTCACTTATGATGTTAATGGAGGAACAGGAACAACTCCAGTAGATAGCAACGCATATGCACAAGGCGAACCATGTTTATTGGCATCTGGTAGTGGTCTTACAAATGGAAATCTCAATTTTGGAGGCTGGGTGGATGAAGATGGAAATAAATTTGCTGAAGCCGACTATTACCATTTTGACAATACGAATGTTACCTTATATGCAAGGTGGACAAATTATTGGACAGACTTTGGTAATGTGGCCACAATTGATCCGGACCTAGAAGAAGATACCGATACATATATAATTGATAATGCAGCCGAACTAGCCTGGGTAGCTAAGCAGGTTAATGATGGCAATGATTTTTCTGGCTATACGATTAGAATTGCAGACAATGTTACAGATATAGACCTTTCTGGGCATGACTGGTTTCCTATTGGAAGTGATTATGTATTTTTCAGAGGGGATTTTGATGGTAATAATAAAAAAATCTCCAATCTTACAATGGGAACAGTTGATATGCCGAACACAGAGTTGATATATGCTGGTTTATTTGGAGGTATTTCGGAGTCAACCATAAGCAATGTCTGGTTAGAGGATGTTTCGATATATTCATCTGCAGTATATGCCGAAATAGGCGGACTCGTTGGATATGCCGATAATATTAGTATAATAAACAGCCATACATCCGGTAGAATATCCGGTGGTGAGAGTGTTTATATTGGCGGTCTTATTGGAGATGTATATGCAAGTACAATCTTGGATGCCTATGCCACTGTGGATGTAACCGGTGGTGATGATGCCGTGGTTGGTGGTTTGGCTGGATATGCTTATGGCAGTATGTTTACAAATAACTATGCTACTGGGAATTTATCAGGTGGAATTAACACAGTCATGGGTGGCTTTATAGGATATGACGATGAGGATTTTGATAACAATAGTATAGCCTATGGCTATTGGAATGGTGATGCAAGTCAGGTTATAGCTGGATCTTCAGTGGATGTTAAAGTAGGTATAGGTATGGGGCCAAATGAAGCTTCAGTGATATCTAAAATATCAGATGCCATGAAGAACAATGATTTTGCGATGTTACTAGATGCAAATAAGAGTGGACAAACGACGGGCACATGGACAATCTTACCGAGTGTAAATAATGACTATCCTGTGCTTGCTAATACGGTTAACTTTGATAAAAATGGTGGTACTTCAGATGCAAGTCCGACAACCAAGTTAGTAGTCTTAGGTGGTAATGTAAGCACTTTACCCACAGCCCCAGTGAGAACAGGCTATACTTTTAGCGGGTGGAATACCGTAGCAGGTGGTAGCGGCGTCACATTTACACCGACGACTACTGTAACGGAAGATATGACAGTTTATGCACAATGGACATTAATCAGCACTGGCAACAATTCAGGTTCAACGCGCCCGACAGTTCCATCAGAAGATGTGAACACAACATCATTTACAGCTCAAACCAATACGGCTACCGGAACTGCTACGGCAGACGTAGGGGCAAGTGAAATGACATCCCTAACTGACAAGGCGAAGGAAAGTGAAACTGCTGGACAGAAGGCAGTCATAGAAATCAAAGTTGAAGCGAGTGTCAATGCAAAAACAGTTGAAGTAGTGATGGATAGAACCGCCTTTGACAAAGTAGCGGAAGATACAAAGGCTGATGTAAAAGTCACTACAGGTCTTGGAAGTATAACTTTTGATGCAGAGGCGGTTAATACGATTAGCGGTGCGGCCGGAACAGGCAACATCACAATTAGTATGGCTAGGGTAGAGACAAGCACACTTTCAGGTGAAATGCAGCAAGCGGTAGGCAATAGGCCGGTTTATGATTTATCAGTATCAGCCGGAAGTTCTAATATATCTGAATTTGGTAACGGTAAGGCTACTATTAGTATTCCTTATACACCGGAAGCTGGGGAAGATGACGATGCTATCGTTGTTTATTATATCGATAGTGAAGGCAAGCTCAATCCTGTTAAGGGTAAATATGATGCAGCAAGCGGTACTGTTGTTTTTACCACGAACCATTTTTCAGAGTATATGATCGGCTATAATAAAGTGAGCTTTAGTGATGTTGTAGAATCATCGTGGTATCGTCAAGCAGTCACTTTCATTGCAGCAAGAAACATAACAACAGGTACAGATGCAACCCACTATAGCCCTAATGCCAAATTAACAAGAGGCCAATTCATCACCATGTTAATGCGGGCATACGGTATAGAAGCGGATGAAAGCGGGACAGATAACTTTGCGGATGCAGGAGATACCTATTATACTGGTTATCTGTCTAAGGCCAAAGCCCTTGGTATCACAAAGGGCATCGGTGATAATCTGTTTGTACCTAATCAGGAAATCACCAGACAGGAAATGTTCACCCTGCTCTACAATACCTTAGGGGTCATTGGTGAACTTCCTACAGAGGTTGAAGGAAATCAAATAATGGATTACATCGATGCAAACCTGATAGCAAGTTGGGCAGAAGACGCCATGACATTATTTGTAGGAACGGAAATCGTTAGTGGGCATAATGGTAAGCTTTCTCCGACAGATACGACAAACCGAGCAGAAATGGCACAGGTATTATACAATCTGTTGGCAAAATAA
- a CDS encoding type II toxin-antitoxin system Phd/YefM family antitoxin yields the protein MEQDIRPSADLRNHYNEISKQCHETRKPVIITKNGRGDTVVIGLQEYKQMTSELELLRTLAEAEEDVKYGRVESLQKTFDDIRSNLLNRED from the coding sequence ATGGAACAAGATATTCGTCCATCAGCGGACCTTAGAAATCATTACAATGAAATATCTAAGCAATGTCATGAGACAAGAAAGCCAGTAATCATAACGAAGAACGGAAGAGGCGATACAGTAGTAATAGGCTTGCAGGAATACAAGCAAATGACATCGGAATTGGAATTGCTGCGTACATTAGCAGAAGCAGAAGAAGACGTGAAGTATGGAAGGGTTGAATCACTTCAAAAAACCTTTGATGATATTCGAAGCAACTTACTAAATAGGGAGGACTGA
- a CDS encoding type II toxin-antitoxin system RelE/ParE family toxin: protein MYQIVRTEKADNQLRDLIYYIADDSGSVDVALNYLDKLEKAMMRLSEFPESGSTPRYAILRKQGYRVLIVEKHLAFYKVDHTNKVVTIYAVVDSRQEYRNLI from the coding sequence ATGTATCAAATAGTCCGAACTGAAAAAGCAGATAACCAATTAAGAGATTTGATTTATTATATTGCAGATGATTCCGGAAGCGTGGACGTAGCACTAAATTATCTTGATAAACTTGAGAAAGCAATGATGCGACTTTCTGAATTCCCAGAATCCGGAAGTACTCCGAGATATGCGATATTGCGTAAACAAGGATATAGAGTATTGATTGTGGAAAAGCATTTGGCATTTTATAAAGTTGATCATACAAACAAGGTAGTAACAATATATGCTGTTGTAGATAGTAGACAGGAGTATAGAAATCTCATATAA
- a CDS encoding ATP-binding protein, producing MKSRNQYLNKLLRWKDKQVIKVITGVRRCGKSSLLMLYKDYLEKSNISDDHIIFMNFESMKYIDILDYKSLYTTITKEIKKQDIKTYILLDEIQLIDGWERCINGLLVDYNVDIYLTGSNSYMLSSELATLLSGRYVEIKMLPLSFKEFLDFSEIKTYNNKSLIDERFNSFFRYGGLPSVTLFDDDENLTNELLIGIYNTVVMKDIIQKNSVRDPALLDSLIRFLAANVGSIVSTKKISDYLTSAGRKTTSETIDNYISMVISSFIIYKVNRYDMKGKMHLKTFEKYYLVDTGIRYLLAGSKFIDEGYVLENIVYLELIRREYQVSIGKIGDLEVDFIATKASEKIYVQVSLTISDDKTRKRELKPLLAINDNYPKCIITKDKVAFEDIEGIHVINIIDYLLEDYV from the coding sequence ATGAAAAGCAGAAACCAATATTTAAATAAATTATTGAGATGGAAAGATAAACAAGTAATAAAAGTGATTACAGGTGTAAGAAGGTGTGGAAAGTCGTCTTTACTTATGTTATATAAAGACTATTTGGAAAAATCGAATATATCTGATGATCATATTATTTTTATGAATTTTGAATCTATGAAATATATAGATATATTGGATTATAAATCTTTATATACAACAATTACAAAAGAAATCAAGAAGCAGGATATTAAAACCTATATATTATTAGATGAAATTCAATTGATTGACGGATGGGAACGATGTATTAATGGGTTATTGGTTGATTATAATGTAGATATATATTTAACAGGGTCAAATTCGTATATGTTATCTTCAGAATTAGCAACCTTATTATCGGGTAGGTATGTTGAAATAAAAATGCTTCCATTGTCTTTTAAAGAATTTTTAGATTTTTCAGAGATAAAAACTTATAATAATAAATCTTTAATTGATGAGCGATTTAACAGTTTTTTTAGATATGGTGGACTTCCGTCAGTAACCTTGTTTGATGATGATGAAAACCTTACGAATGAATTACTAATCGGTATTTATAATACCGTTGTAATGAAGGATATCATTCAAAAAAACAGTGTGAGAGATCCAGCATTATTAGACAGTTTAATAAGATTTCTTGCAGCTAATGTTGGGAGTATAGTTTCAACGAAAAAAATTAGTGATTATCTAACAAGTGCTGGTCGTAAAACAACAAGCGAAACAATAGATAATTACATAAGCATGGTTATAAGTAGCTTTATTATATATAAAGTTAATCGGTATGATATGAAAGGTAAAATGCATCTTAAAACGTTTGAGAAATATTATTTGGTTGATACGGGTATACGTTACTTGCTTGCGGGAAGTAAGTTTATAGACGAAGGCTATGTACTTGAAAATATCGTTTATCTAGAGTTAATTAGACGTGAGTATCAAGTTTCAATAGGTAAGATAGGAGATTTAGAAGTAGATTTTATAGCTACTAAGGCGTCAGAAAAAATATATGTTCAAGTTTCACTGACAATAAGTGACGATAAAACTAGAAAGAGAGAATTAAAACCATTACTAGCTATAAATGATAACTATCCAAAATGTATTATCACAAAAGATAAAGTTGCTTTTGAAGACATTGAAGGAATACATGTGATTAATATTATTGATTATTTATTGGAAGATTATGTTTAA